One part of the Magallana gigas chromosome 5, xbMagGiga1.1, whole genome shotgun sequence genome encodes these proteins:
- the LOC105340521 gene encoding protein SPT2 homolog — MDFENILSLAAQNSSSKQVKKKYSAQLGPPVKKKKDKDVKSDVVKKLIEEKEREKREAEEARERIKRKIREAEERKKREKELKIKREKEEEERRKKEEEKKNRFRIPKKGENSSGAEKNEIKPSTSNCTSSTSSPSSSNGKSSESKRQETELRKQKSDKKNPKHISKVSDKVKSISSSKSGSEKLDPTTVKPTALSSNQRNSHLYDEIEKRKVSNETDIERKRREFEEKRARLLQQMKTKGLEKEKPVISKKTEKVKSSKDSDKKSERKKSEKPLEQVKTVEKSSLTNSKNGAIFAKPDSSKKVSVNEKIKSHNSGKKIPPPLGFGDLLKLAQVKASEPVTIESVKKAEKKEPERLMTKEEREHFMEEQACKYRKLSVPGKPQSSGEKTLSRRENNEKVSKHSRDKLVRDNREERSAPKLKGLLTNGMGTNLQASSKVNLTSEKSQLKRKSDIMSSTHSPSSKMISNSKSSSSLRRPGDLSDAKKRRLDSPSTSKSSPSAGPSSTRPSGPSGRPNGQSSKSAQSQRAYDCENENVLVCGPPRPKPEAALNPFDRIYGQIKKNNPKPEIRKRRIESDVEEEEESEYDEEMEGFITDEGSDLEEAYSQDMDYSKHIRQIFGYDKRKYKYESDRDIANMESNFAQQMKEEARSARLGLQEDLEDIKREEEELKRKMEKKKKK; from the exons ATGGACTTCGAAAACATTCTTTCACTAGCAGCTCAGAACTCCAGCTCGAAACAG gtaaagaaaaaatatagtgcACAACTTGGCCCTCcagtgaaaaaaaagaaagacaaagaTGTGAAGTCAGATGTGGTGAAAAAGTTAAtagaagagaaagaaagagaaaaacgAGAAGCTGAAGAAGCCAGAGAGAGGATTAAACGTAAGATCAGGGAAGCAGAGGAGCGGAAGAAGAGAGAAAAAG aattgaaaataaaaagagaaaaggaAGAAGAGGAGAGAAGGAAAAAAGAAGAGGAAAAGAAAAACAGATTTAGGATCCCAAAGAAAGGGGAAAATTCATCAGGTGCAGAAAAGAATGAGATTAAACCGTCTACCTCAAATTGTACATCATCCACATCTTCACCTTCCTCATCAAATGGGAAAAGTTCAGAGTCCAAAAGACAGGAAACTGAATTGAGAAAGCAGAAATCTGATAAGAAAAATCCAAAGCATATTAGTAAAGTATCAGACAAAGTGAAAAGTATTTCTTCAAGTAAAAGTGGAAGTGAAAAACTTGATCCTACTACAGTTAAACCTACAGCTCTCTCTTCAAATCAGAGAAATTCTCATTTGTATGATGAAATTGAAAAGAGAAAAGTCTCCAATGAGACAGACATTGAAAGAAAACGACGAGAATTTGAAGAAAAACGAGCTCGTCTTCTCCAGCAAATGAAAACGAAAGGCCTAGAGAAAGAAAAACCTGTTATTTCTAAGAAAACAGAGAAGGTTAAAAGCAGTAAAGATTCAGACAAAAAATCAGAGagaaagaaaagtgaaaaaCCATTGGAGCAAGTGAAAACTGTAGAGAAATCAAGTTTGACAAACAGCAAAAATGGTGCTATCTTTGCTAAACCAGATTCAAGTAAAAAAGTTTCTGtgaatgaaaaaatcaaatctcataacagtggaaaaaaaattccacctCCATTGGGTTTTGGTGATCTACTGAAATTAGCTCAGGTCAAAGCTAGTGAACCTGTGACAATTGAAAGTGTTAAAAAAGCAGAAAAGAAGGAACCTGAGAGATTGATGACAAAAGAAGAAAGGGAGCACTTTATGGAGGAGCAAGCATGCAAATATAGAAAGCTTTCAGTACCTGGAAAACCCCAGTCATCTGGGGAAAAGACGTTAAGTCGGagagaaaacaatgaaaaagtCTCCAAACATTCCAGGGATAAGCTAGTCAGGGATAACAGGGAGGAACGCAGTGCTCCCAAACTTAAAGGTTTACTTACGAATGGTATGGGAACAAACTTACAAGCGTCCAGCAAGGTTAATTTGACTTCTGAGAAGTCGCAACTGAAGCGAAAATCAGACATTATGAGTTCTACTCACTCCCCCTCTTCAAAAATGATCTCAAATTCCAAATCATCCAGTTCTCTCAGAAGACCAGGCGATCTATCGGATGCAAAGAAAAGAAGACTAGACAGTCCATCCACATCAAAGTCATCTCCTAGTGCAGGACCTTCATCCACAAGGCCAAGTGGTCCATCTGGCAGGCCTAATGGACAGTCATCCAAGTCAGCACAGAGTCAAAGAGCTTATGACTGTGAGAATGAAAATGTCCTGGTGTGCGGGCCTCCCAGACCAAAGCCAGAGGCCGCATTGAATCCATTTGATCGTATTTATggacaaatcaagaaaaataatcCCAAACCAG AAATAAGGAAGCGTCGGATTGAGAGTGATgtggaggaggaggaggagagTGAGTATGATGAAGAGATGGAAGGATTTATTACGGATGAAGGCAGTGATCTGGAGGAAGCTTATAGCCAGGACATGGATTACTCCAAACACATCCGACAAATATTTGGTTATGACAAGCGCAA atataaatATGAAAGTGACAGAGACATTGCCAATATGGAATCTAATTTTGCTCAACAAATGAAAGAGGAAGCCAGAAG TGCAAGGCTTGGGTTACAAGAAGATCTGGAAGATATCAAAAGAGAAGAAGAGGAGTTAAAGAGGAAAAtggaaaagaagaagaagaaataa
- the LOC105340522 gene encoding uncharacterized protein isoform X1 translates to MSQEGSDLDLYNPSPSSDHIDLTETSEDDAGPSEYKDFPESTGCDVRPSESCTNVREGHTGSSVKRKLSSFAEPEILEDYDDIKEEFESPILPRKKIKSMEIQSRSESESETLLQPGKSFLVKDFTSGPTSTDTGLSENLDKDYDLSKIFKLSPKESKPVEKGKGEAFHDEGESSTEVKQGVETFIQKSISEEDVELVKEMFPHLEEKMIFRILKKLQKTDEDTDTCILERVIDYFLKTELPSPEKNTASQDVQAALGNTRPAFLIQATSSSSTPTQSDELPKLQCRNRTNRGQKGASNKGNKGKAPAKKIRTEQVSYCESEDNVMELDGYGSESSASSSLGEVAVSVPPADRYPVSYAEVSSSLLKCDACGSQQETTAISQCCYDHLVCKTCVEKQVKSVISLDSQDTQISCPMFGCNTYIPMSQASKVLPSLVMELLEEKVNKKAMESITQMEDLHSCPFCNYPVAVDHDLKKFSCPNPDCEKLSCRFCKKMWNEGCHNSCNAFTTFLDESNNHLELPKYWDKMPTEQTDFILVELDHSGMEFKMIKDLFCSSLKNINPISIRRVQNPRLWEKFSLTRKHMAEEKENLNEKQLFHGTKSEAIETICRDGLDWRMCGENGVAFGQGTYFARHAKYSDTYCVPYSGNRGSSAVQQPRVPVVRIRSVSKNPNLPASYTVSVSNPMFGPTVNLQGTGGQASTSNIGPSTVGLLKSNVIITPAVQPTSVPFQQISALHGIGTQMGFGAVTMGTPFGSPQTAQTTGNNHSNPSQSSVADAPKVTADIGQILRVQHKYMFVARVLVGCPGQGRPGLRKPPEDPTDPRGRTFHSCVNSLQKPSIFVIFDSTQCYPEYLIEYVNLNSNR, encoded by the exons ATGTCCCAGGAGGGGAGTGACCTAGATCTATATAACCCAAGCCCTTCATCAGATCACATAGATCTCACGGAGACATCTGAAGATGATGCCGGACCTTCCGAGTACAAGGACTTCCCTGAATCCACAGGCTGTGATGTGAGACCCTCAGAATCCTGTACAAATGTAAGAGAGGGGCACACTGGTTCCTCAGTGAAGAGGAAATTGTCCAGTTTTGCAGAGCCAGAAATCCTAGAAGATTATGATGATATTAAAGAGGAGTTTGAATCTCCAATCCTTCCacggaaaaaaatcaaatcaatggAAATCCAGAGTCGGAGTGAATCTGAATCGGAGACTCTTCTTCAACCAGGGAAATCCTTTTTGGTGAAAGACTTTACATCAGGACCAACATCCACTGACACTGGTCTGTCTGAGAATTTGGACAAGGATTATGACTTATCCAAAATTTTCAAGTTATCTCCAAAGGAAAGTAAACCAGTGGAGAAGGGGAAAGGTGAAGCATTTCATGACGAAGGGGAAAGCAGTACAGAAGTTAAACAGGGAGTGGAAACTTTCATACAGAAATCAATTTCAGAGGAGGATGTTGAATTAGTG aAAGAGATGTTTCCACACCTTGAAGAGAAAATGATcttcagaattttaaaaaagttacagaaaaCAGATGAAGATACTGATACATGCATTCTTGAGCGAGTGATAgattattttctaaaaacaGAG ttACCATCACCAGAGAAGAATACAGCATCACAAGATGTACAAGCTGCTTTGGGAAATACTCGCCCGGCTTTTCTCATTCAAG CGACAAGTTCATCGTCAACTCCAACTCAATCAGATGAGTTGCCCAAGTTACAATGTCGTAATCGCACGAACAGAGGGCAGAAGGGGGCCTCTAACAAAGGAAACAAAGGGAAAGCACCTGCAAAGAAAATAAGAACAGAG CAGGTTTCATACTGTGAATCTGAGGATAATGTAATGGAATTGGATGGATATGGCAGCGAGAGCAGTGCCTCCTCATCGCTGGGTGAGGTGGCTGTGTCCGTCCCTCCTGCGGACAGGTATCCCGTCAGTTACGCAG AAGTTTCCTCATCACTCTTAAAGTGTGATGCCTGTGGTTCCCAACAAGAAACAACCGCCATAAGCCAGTGCTGCTACGATCACCTCGTCTGTAAAACCTGTGTGGAAAAACAAGTCAAGAGCGTGATCTCCCTTGACAGCCAAGAT ACTCAGATTTCCTGTCCTATGTTTGGCTGCAATACATACATCCCTATGA GTCAAGCTTCAAAAGTCCTACCCTCGCTGGTAATGGAGCTTCTGGAGGAAAAGGTCAACAAGAAAGCAATGGAGTCAATAACACAAATGGAGGACCTACACAG TTGTCCATTTTGTAATTATCCTGTTGCTGTAGACCATGACCTCAAGAAATTTTCGTGTCCAAATCCAGATTGCGAGAAA TTAAGTTGTAGGTTCTGCAAGAAGATGTGGAATGAGGGTTGCCATAATAGCTGCAATGCATTCACAACGTTTTTGGATGAGAGCAACAACCATCTAGAGCTTCCCAAATACTGGGACAAAATGCCGACAGAACAAACA GACTTTATTTTGGTGGAGCTGGATCACTCAGGGATGGAATTTAAAATGATCAAGGACCTTTTCTGTTCTTCCTTGAAAAATATCAACCCCATTTCCATACGCAGAGTCCAAAATCCTCGATTATGGGAAAAATTTAGTTT GACAAGAAAACACATGgctgaagaaaaagaaaatttgaatgaaaaacaaCTATTTCATGGAACTAAAAGTGAAGCAATCGAAACTATCTGCAGAGATGGGCTGGACTGGAGAATGTGTGGAGAAAATGGGGTTGCCTTTGGGCAAG GTACCTACTTTGCTAGGCATGCAAAGTATTCAGACACTTATTGTGTTCCATACAGTGGTAACAGAGGCAGCAGTGCTGTTCAACAACCAAGAGTACCGGTAGTGAGAATACGATCCGTCTCCAAAAACCCTAATCTACCGGCAAGTTATACTGTTTCTGTATCCAATCCCATGTTTGGACCTACAGTTAACCTTCAGGGGACGGGGGGACAGGCATCAACCTCAAATATTGGACCCAGTACAGTAGGACTTCTAAAATCAAATGTGATTATAACTCCAGCCGTTCAACCGACCTCCGTGCCCTTTCAACAGATCAGTGCTCTCCATGGAATAGGAACACAGATGGGATTTGGAGCAGTAACAATGGGCACACCGTTTGGCTCACCACAGACTGCTCAAACTACCGGTAACAATCATTCCAATCCCTCCCAGTCAAGTGTTGCTGATGCTCCTAAAGTGACCGCAGACATTGGACAGATACTTAGAGTGCAGCATAAGTACATGTTTGTGGCTCGTGTGTTAGTTGGATGTCCAGGACAGGGACGGCCAGGATTGAGGAAACCCCCGGAGGATCCCACCGATCCCAGAGGAAGGACATTCCATTCCTGTGTTAATTCTTTGCAGAAACCAAGCATATTTGTGATTTTTGACAGTACACAGTGCTATCCAGAATACCTCATTGAATATGTCAATCTGAACTCTAACAGGTAG
- the LOC105340522 gene encoding uncharacterized protein isoform X2, whose translation MSQEGSDLDLYNPSPSSDHIDLTETSEDDAGPSEYKDFPESTGCDVRPSESCTNVREGHTGSSVKRKLSSFAEPEILEDYDDIKEEFESPILPRKKIKSMEIQSRSESESETLLQPGKSFLVKDFTSGPTSTDTGLSENLDKDYDLSKIFKLSPKESKPVEKGKGEAFHDEGESSTEVKQGVETFIQKSISEEDVELVKEMFPHLEEKMIFRILKKLQKTDEDTDTCILERVIDYFLKTELPSPEKNTASQDVQAALGNTRPAFLIQATSSSSTPTQSDELPKLQCRNRTNRGQKGASNKGNKGKAPAKKIRTEVSYCESEDNVMELDGYGSESSASSSLGEVAVSVPPADRYPVSYAEVSSSLLKCDACGSQQETTAISQCCYDHLVCKTCVEKQVKSVISLDSQDTQISCPMFGCNTYIPMSQASKVLPSLVMELLEEKVNKKAMESITQMEDLHSCPFCNYPVAVDHDLKKFSCPNPDCEKLSCRFCKKMWNEGCHNSCNAFTTFLDESNNHLELPKYWDKMPTEQTDFILVELDHSGMEFKMIKDLFCSSLKNINPISIRRVQNPRLWEKFSLTRKHMAEEKENLNEKQLFHGTKSEAIETICRDGLDWRMCGENGVAFGQGTYFARHAKYSDTYCVPYSGNRGSSAVQQPRVPVVRIRSVSKNPNLPASYTVSVSNPMFGPTVNLQGTGGQASTSNIGPSTVGLLKSNVIITPAVQPTSVPFQQISALHGIGTQMGFGAVTMGTPFGSPQTAQTTGNNHSNPSQSSVADAPKVTADIGQILRVQHKYMFVARVLVGCPGQGRPGLRKPPEDPTDPRGRTFHSCVNSLQKPSIFVIFDSTQCYPEYLIEYVNLNSNR comes from the exons ATGTCCCAGGAGGGGAGTGACCTAGATCTATATAACCCAAGCCCTTCATCAGATCACATAGATCTCACGGAGACATCTGAAGATGATGCCGGACCTTCCGAGTACAAGGACTTCCCTGAATCCACAGGCTGTGATGTGAGACCCTCAGAATCCTGTACAAATGTAAGAGAGGGGCACACTGGTTCCTCAGTGAAGAGGAAATTGTCCAGTTTTGCAGAGCCAGAAATCCTAGAAGATTATGATGATATTAAAGAGGAGTTTGAATCTCCAATCCTTCCacggaaaaaaatcaaatcaatggAAATCCAGAGTCGGAGTGAATCTGAATCGGAGACTCTTCTTCAACCAGGGAAATCCTTTTTGGTGAAAGACTTTACATCAGGACCAACATCCACTGACACTGGTCTGTCTGAGAATTTGGACAAGGATTATGACTTATCCAAAATTTTCAAGTTATCTCCAAAGGAAAGTAAACCAGTGGAGAAGGGGAAAGGTGAAGCATTTCATGACGAAGGGGAAAGCAGTACAGAAGTTAAACAGGGAGTGGAAACTTTCATACAGAAATCAATTTCAGAGGAGGATGTTGAATTAGTG aAAGAGATGTTTCCACACCTTGAAGAGAAAATGATcttcagaattttaaaaaagttacagaaaaCAGATGAAGATACTGATACATGCATTCTTGAGCGAGTGATAgattattttctaaaaacaGAG ttACCATCACCAGAGAAGAATACAGCATCACAAGATGTACAAGCTGCTTTGGGAAATACTCGCCCGGCTTTTCTCATTCAAG CGACAAGTTCATCGTCAACTCCAACTCAATCAGATGAGTTGCCCAAGTTACAATGTCGTAATCGCACGAACAGAGGGCAGAAGGGGGCCTCTAACAAAGGAAACAAAGGGAAAGCACCTGCAAAGAAAATAAGAACAGAG GTTTCATACTGTGAATCTGAGGATAATGTAATGGAATTGGATGGATATGGCAGCGAGAGCAGTGCCTCCTCATCGCTGGGTGAGGTGGCTGTGTCCGTCCCTCCTGCGGACAGGTATCCCGTCAGTTACGCAG AAGTTTCCTCATCACTCTTAAAGTGTGATGCCTGTGGTTCCCAACAAGAAACAACCGCCATAAGCCAGTGCTGCTACGATCACCTCGTCTGTAAAACCTGTGTGGAAAAACAAGTCAAGAGCGTGATCTCCCTTGACAGCCAAGAT ACTCAGATTTCCTGTCCTATGTTTGGCTGCAATACATACATCCCTATGA GTCAAGCTTCAAAAGTCCTACCCTCGCTGGTAATGGAGCTTCTGGAGGAAAAGGTCAACAAGAAAGCAATGGAGTCAATAACACAAATGGAGGACCTACACAG TTGTCCATTTTGTAATTATCCTGTTGCTGTAGACCATGACCTCAAGAAATTTTCGTGTCCAAATCCAGATTGCGAGAAA TTAAGTTGTAGGTTCTGCAAGAAGATGTGGAATGAGGGTTGCCATAATAGCTGCAATGCATTCACAACGTTTTTGGATGAGAGCAACAACCATCTAGAGCTTCCCAAATACTGGGACAAAATGCCGACAGAACAAACA GACTTTATTTTGGTGGAGCTGGATCACTCAGGGATGGAATTTAAAATGATCAAGGACCTTTTCTGTTCTTCCTTGAAAAATATCAACCCCATTTCCATACGCAGAGTCCAAAATCCTCGATTATGGGAAAAATTTAGTTT GACAAGAAAACACATGgctgaagaaaaagaaaatttgaatgaaaaacaaCTATTTCATGGAACTAAAAGTGAAGCAATCGAAACTATCTGCAGAGATGGGCTGGACTGGAGAATGTGTGGAGAAAATGGGGTTGCCTTTGGGCAAG GTACCTACTTTGCTAGGCATGCAAAGTATTCAGACACTTATTGTGTTCCATACAGTGGTAACAGAGGCAGCAGTGCTGTTCAACAACCAAGAGTACCGGTAGTGAGAATACGATCCGTCTCCAAAAACCCTAATCTACCGGCAAGTTATACTGTTTCTGTATCCAATCCCATGTTTGGACCTACAGTTAACCTTCAGGGGACGGGGGGACAGGCATCAACCTCAAATATTGGACCCAGTACAGTAGGACTTCTAAAATCAAATGTGATTATAACTCCAGCCGTTCAACCGACCTCCGTGCCCTTTCAACAGATCAGTGCTCTCCATGGAATAGGAACACAGATGGGATTTGGAGCAGTAACAATGGGCACACCGTTTGGCTCACCACAGACTGCTCAAACTACCGGTAACAATCATTCCAATCCCTCCCAGTCAAGTGTTGCTGATGCTCCTAAAGTGACCGCAGACATTGGACAGATACTTAGAGTGCAGCATAAGTACATGTTTGTGGCTCGTGTGTTAGTTGGATGTCCAGGACAGGGACGGCCAGGATTGAGGAAACCCCCGGAGGATCCCACCGATCCCAGAGGAAGGACATTCCATTCCTGTGTTAATTCTTTGCAGAAACCAAGCATATTTGTGATTTTTGACAGTACACAGTGCTATCCAGAATACCTCATTGAATATGTCAATCTGAACTCTAACAGGTAG